GATAACCAAAACCGAGGATTTCTTTGCCATCCCCCAATTCTCCCCCTAAGCCCGTTTGACAGGCACTGAGCACCACTAAATCTACATTGGACAAATCCCATTTTTCTTCTACCTGGGTCAGGGTAACGCGACTGCCATCACCAAACAAAATAAATGAATCTTGTTTAGTTTTCTTGAACACAGCGTGGGTGGCTAGATGCACTAGGGAATAGTCATTCATCTGATAAATGGTATCCCCGTGAAACTGTTTATCCATAAATAGCTTAGTGTTGGGAAAGGTTTCTGCCAGACGCTCTACTTCCGGTTGAGCATACTGTAAGGCCGGAAAGGGTTCATGGGCTTTGGTGACCGCTGCGGCAAACACTTGTAACTGTGGTGTCGGTTGATTGTCTAGGGATGTTAGGCTCAGAGCAGTGATCTGATTAACTCTCAAACGCTCAATTAGCCATTGCTCGCCATCATAAAGTGCCCCTAGGGGAATATAGCGCAATTTGCCATCAGGAGCATAAATAATAGTTTTGGCATTAGCTTTGGCTAAGTCAGCTTCAATCGGTTTAATTAGCCAGTCGTACAATTGCTCGGCGGGAGGTCTGGCATTACGGATCGGAGTGGCGAGGAGTCTGCGGAAGTTTGTAATCGCTCTTTCCAGGTCTTTTTGTTTTACCTTAACCGTGCGGCGAATTGGGGGAGCATAAGGGGTGACTAGGACTAATTCCAAACGGTCTTCTAATACTAGGGGATAGAGAATAACCGCATCCTGTTCCAATTGCTGGAGTTGCTCTCGTAATCGTCGATCGTACTTCTTTAAGTCTAAGTTTTCTGCTTCTGTAGTTTCCCTCAACTTTGCCAAGCGAGCTTCTACTTCTGGACTCTTCAGGAAGTCTTGAAAATCTTTGGTTAGCTTAGCTTGATTTTTCCTAAGTTGAATGATTCGCTGTTGCTGGGTTTGGGTGCGCTTATCCCTAACAATAGTTTCCAGTTCACTGAGTTCTTGACCCAAGGCAATGGCTTGGTCGATAATCGGTTGGGTACCCTCGATGATTTCCTGTTCTTCCGTCAGTTCTGTAATGCCATCAACGGTATTATCATCCCCTCGCACATTACTCAGGTAATCCTGCAACTCCTGGACTTTCAGTAAATCGAGCACCCGTAGGGCTTCTAAGTTGCGATTTTGTTGGGTCAGTAAATCAGCCAAGCGGCGATAGTCTTGGGCAACAGTGTTGGTAAAAGATTGTTGTTGTTCAACCGGAAGAACTTTTAAGTCTTTGCGGATTCCTTCTCGGACATTAACCGATTGTTTGAAGAAGGTAATCGCTAATTCCGATTGGTTTTGGGTATCATACAACTTACCCATACCAGCCAGAATTTTCCCTTCCGTTAAGCGAGTGCCAAGAGTTCTGGAAAGGGCTAATGCTTGTTGATAAGCTGCTAAAGCCTGGGGATAGTTTCCTAGGTTAGTGTAAACTATTCCCATATGGTACAAGGTATCGCTAATCCCGGCTTTGAAGCCAGTTTTTTGATTAATCCCTAAGGCTTGCTGATGATAGTCATTGGCTTTAGTATACTCTCCCAGTTCTTCATAAACTCTTCCAATCCGATTCAGGGCTATAGCTTCATATAGGCGATGACCAATCTGTTGAGAAATAGCCAAGGATTGCTGATAGAATTGGAGAGACTTCGGATATTGTTTTTGTTTTTGGTAAACTTCTCCGATGTTAGTTAGGGTTTGCACAATCCCTTCCTTAGCCCCAATTTTGGTAAAAATGGCTTTAGCTTGGTTGAAGTAGTCCAAGGCTTGGGGATAATCTCCCAAATCCAGATAATTTCCGCCCATAGCGTTATAGGTGGTGCCAATACCAGCTTGGTCACCAATGTCTTGACGAATGGCTAGGGCTTTTTGATTATATTCTAGGGCTTTGGGATACTTTCCCCAGTGACTGTAAACTATTCCCATGTTGCCCAGGGTATTAGCTTCCCCTAAACGGGAGCCAATGTCTTGAAAAATAGCTAGAGATTGCTGTAAGTATTCTAAACCTCGGTCATACTCCCCTTGGTTACTATAAATTGTTCCGATATTGTGGAGAGTCTCACCAACTCCTCCCTTGTTACCAATGTCTTGACTAATTTTTAGAGATTGCTGATGATAGTTTAAGCATTTGGCATAGTCTCCCCAGCTACTGTAAACGCTTCCGATCCTGGCCAAAGTAATAGCTTCCCCTGAACGGTGTCCAATGTCTTGAAAAATAGTTAGAGATTGCTGGAAGTATTCTAATGCTTGAGCATACTCACCCTGACTATTGTAAACTCCCCCAATATTATTGAGGGTAAAAGCTTCCCCTAAGCGATCGCCTATTTCTTGAGAAATAGCTAGAGATTGCTGGAAGTATTCTAATGCTCGGTCATACTCACCCTGACTATGGTAAACTCTCCCAATATTATTGAAATTAGGAGCAACATTATCACGACCGTGATCGCCAAGCTCTTGGTTAATGGCTAAAGCTTGCTGATAATAGTCTAGAGCTTGGCTATACTTCCCTTGGTTGTCATATATCAATCCAATGTTGTTGAGTTGAGCCGCAATTGAGATGGAGTCGTTTAACCTTTTGCTAATGGTTAAGGATTGCTGTAAGTAATCTAGGGCTTGGTTATAATTTCCCCAATTGCTGTAAACTCCCCCAATATTATTGAGGATTCTTCCAGTAGTTTGCTGGTCATTAATTTCTTTGGCAATGGTCAAGGCTTGCTGGTAGTAATCTAGGGCTTGGTCATATTTACTCTGAAATTCGTAAACTTGCCCACTAAAATTGAGAGCATTTATTTCTTCAGAGCGGTCTTTGGTTTCTCGGGCAAGGGCTAGGAGTTGCTGATAAGACTCCAGGGCTTGCTGATACTTTCCTTCCCTGATTTGAGCTAGTCCAAGCTCTCCCAGGATACTTGCTTCAACCGAGGTATTGTTAAGTTTGCGGTAAATCTCTAAGGCTTGTTGGTGATAGTCTATGGCTTGGTCATGGTTGCCCAATTCATAATAAGCTTGCCCAATAATCCGAAGAATTGCACCTTCTGCCGTAGGATTTTCAAATTTTTGGGAAATGGCTAAGGCTTGTTGGTAATAGTCTATGGTTTGCTGATACTTTCCCTGTTTAACGGAAACATCTCCAAGATTAGTAAGGGTAATCCATTCCTGAACTTGATTTTCAACTTCCCGGTGAATAGCTAAAGCTTGCTGGTAGTAATCTAGGGCTTGGTCATACTGTTCTTGCTTTTGGTAAAGGTAAGCAATATTACCAAGGGTGGTGCTTTCCCCAGCTTGATTCTTAACTTCCCGGTGAATAGCTAAGGCTTGCTGATAATAATTGAGGGCTTGTTCATACTGTTGCTGTTTATCGTAAACCACGCCAATAGTATTCAGCGCAATTCCTTCCAGCTTACGCTTACCCAATTCTCGCCGAATAGCTAAGGATTCCTGGTAAACCTCCAGGGCTTTGACATACTCCCCTTTTTTGTTGTAAATCCCTCCAATCAAAAATAGAATATTCTGTTCTAATCCCCGAAAACCAGTTGGTTTAGTAATGGCTAATGCCAACTCCAGGGTTTCTAGCCCTTGATCCAATTCCCCTTGATTGTTATACAGTATTCCCTTCAAGGTCAGGGCTACACCTTCTCGTAATTGATAACCTTCTTCTCGACTCAGGGCATGAGCTTGTTCCAGAAACTCCCCAGCTTGGTTCAATTTCCCTGACTGGATGTAAGCTGAGCCGATAACATTGAGAGCGTAGGCTTGATAGTAGCGTGCTAGAATGCGTTCGCGTAGCGGCTCTTTCAGAGCATCGCTTTTGCCAGTCTTACCTACTTCTTTGATAATACTCAGACCTTGCTCTAACCTATCTAAGGCTTTGTCATACTCTCCTTGGGAGGAGTAAACTGAGCCAAGATTAACCAGTGCATAACCAATCCCAAGCTGATTACCTACTTCTTGGTTAATAGTTAGGGCTTGCTCCAACAATTCCAGAGCTTTAGCATAGTTTTCCTGACTTGAATAAACTGTTCCGATATGGGTCAGGGTTTCCCCTTCTTCCTTTCGCTCCCCTAGACCTTGCCGGATTTTTAGAGCTTCTTGCAATGCTTCCAGGGCTTTGGTTTCTTGAGATAATAGATTGTAAACTTGTCCAAGGCCATTAAGAGCAAATGCTTCACCGGAAGAGTTTCCCAATTCCCGATAAATCTTTAACACTCGTTGGTAAGTATCCTTGGCTTGAGGCAACTGACCTTTAACAAACTCTGACCTTGCCCGATCCAATAACTGCTGAGCTTGAGTGGCTTGGTCTAGAGTGCTTTGTGCTACAGCTGGAGCAACTCCCAGAGTTTCTGGGGCTAGAATCGGTGAGAGCAGGCACAGTAAGGTAGCACTAGCGAGCTTGAAACAGAATACAGGAATAGTAGAGTAAGTACCCATAGACACACCCGTGACTTGGTAGTTTCTTACTATATATATCTGTAGGTCGTGGCAGTTTTATGCGAATTGTACTAAGGAAGTTTTAGATTGGGTGAGGGACTTGGTTAGCAGGTTGAAGGTTAGCAGGTTGAAGGTTAGCAGGTTAGCAGGTTAGCAGGTTGAAGGTTAGGAGGTTAGCAGGTTGAAGGTTCGCAGGTTGAAGGTTCGCAGGTTGAAGGTTCGCAGGTTGAAGGTTAGCAGCTTGAAGGTTAGCAGCTTGAAGGTTAGCAGCTTGAAGGTTAGCAGGTTGAAGGTTAGCAGCTTGAAGGTTAGCAGGTTAGCAGGTTGAAGGTTAGCAGGTTGAAGGTTAGCAGGTTAGCAGGTTAGCAGGTTAGCAGGTTGAAGGTTAGCAGGTTAGCAGGTTGAAGGTTAGCAGGTTGAAGGTTAGCAGGTTAGCAGGTTGAAGGTTAGCAGGTTAGCAGGTTGAAGGTTAGCAGGTTATCTTCTGAACCTTCAACCTACCCTATTCGAACGCCAAAGGCGAACAACCCCATAACCTTGGCCTTTTGGCCACGCGTTCGCTGAAAGCGGGACTTCGTCCATCGCGTTCAACCTGTTAACCTTCAACCTGTTAACCTTCAACCTGTTAACCTTCAACCTATTAACCTTCAACCTATTAACCTTCAACCTGTTAACCTTCAACCTATTAACCTTCAACCTATTAACCTTCAACCTGTTAACCTTCAACCTGTTAACCTTCAACCTGTTAACCTTCAACCTATTAACCTTCAACCTATTAACCTTCAACCTATTAACCTTCAACCTATTAACCTTCAACCTGTTAACCTTCAACCTCCTAACCTCCTAACCTTCAACCTGTTAACCTTCAACCTGTTAACCTCATAATCCATTACCAATTAAAATAAATGGTGCCCAATAAAAGGGATGTCCGAAATCATCCCCTACCTTGTTGGTAATTAAAGCAATTTGAGCTTGTCGGAGGGCTTCGGCTTTAGTAACCTTCCCCTGTTTCAAGACCTGATAAAATTTATTCATCAAGGCTTGGGTACCCTGGTCATCCACTGACCACAGGGATGCGATCGCAGCATCTGCACCAGCATTTTGCATCAGATAACCAAAACCGAGGATTTCTTTGCCATCTCCCAATTCTCCCCCTAAGCCGGTCTGACAGGCACTGAGCACTACTAAATCTACATTGGGGAAATTCCATTGTTCCACCTGGTCAATGGTAACGTGAGTGCCATCACCAAACAGAATAAATGAATCTTGTTTAGTTTTCTCGAACACAGCGTGGGTGGCTAGATGCACAATGGAATAGTCATTCATCTGATAAATGCTATCCTCATTAAACTGTTTATCGATGAATAGCTTAGTGTTGGGAAAGGTTTCTGCCAGACCCTCAACTTCTGGTTTGGTAAACGCTAAGGCTGGAAATTCATGCCGTTTATCCCCGATCTCAATAGTATGCTCTTTGGTGACCGCTGCCGCAAACACTTCTAACTGTGGTGTCGGTTTATTGTCTAGGGATGTTAGGCTCAGAGCAGTAATCTGATTAACTCTCAAACGCTCAATTAGCCATTGCTCGCCATCATAAAGTGCCCCTAGGGGAATATAGCGCAATTTGCCATCAGGAGCATAAATAATAGTTTTGGCATTAGCTTTGGCTAAGTCAGCTTCAATCGGTTTAATTAGCCAGTCGTACAATTGCTCGGCGGGAGGTCTGGCATTACGGATCGGAGTGGCGAGGAGTCTGCGGAAGTTTGTAATCGCTCTTTCCAGGTCTTTTTGTTTTACCTTAACCGTGCGGCGAATTGGGGGAGCATAAGGGGTGACTAGGACTAATTCCAAACGGTCTTCTAATACTAGGGGATAGAGAATAACCGCATCCTGTTCCAATTGCTGGAGTTGCTCTCGTAATCGTCGATCGTACTTCTTTAAGTCTAAGTTTTCTGCTTCTGTAGTTTCCCTCAACTTTGCCAAGCGAGCTTCTACTTCTGGACTCTTCAGGAAGTCTTGAAAATCTTTGGTTAGCTTAGCTTGATTTTTCCTAAGTTGAATGATTCGCTGTTGCTGGGTTTGGGTGCGCTTATCCCTAACAATAGTTTCCAGTTCACTGAGTTCTTGACCCAAGGCAATGGCTTGGTCGATAATCGGTTGGGTACCCTCGATGATTTCCTGTTCTTCCGTCAGTTCTGTAATGCCATCAACGGTATTATCATCCCCTCGCACATTACTCAGGTAATCCTGCAACTCCTGGACTTTCAGTAAATCGAGCACCCGTAGGGCTTCTAAGTTGCGATTTTGTTGGGTCAGTAAATCAGCCAAGCGGCGATAGTCTTGGGCAACAGTGTTGGTAAAAGATTGTTGTTGTTCAACCGGAAGAACTTTTAAGTCTTTGCGGATTCCTTCTCGGACATTAACCGATTGTTTGAAGAAGGTAATCGCTAATTCCGATTGGTTTTGGGTATCATACAACTTACCCATACCAGCCAGAATTTTCCCTTCCGTTAAGCGAGTGCCAAGAGTTCTGGAAAGGGCTAATGCTTGTTGATAAGCTGCTAAAGCCTGGGGATAGTTTCCTAGGTTAGTGTAAACTATTCCCATATGGTACAAGGTATCGCTAATCCCGGCTTTGAAGCCAGTTTTTTGATTAATCCCTAAGGCTTGCTGATGATAGTCATTGGCTTTAGTATACTCTCCCAGTTCTTCATAAACTCTTCCAATCCGATTCAGGGCTATAGCTTCATATAGGCGATGACCAATCTGTTGAGAAATAGCCAAGGATTGCTGATAGAATTGGAGAGACTTCGGATATTGTTTTTGTTTTTGGTAAACTTCTCCGATGTTAGTTAGGGTTTGCACAATCCCTTCCTTAGCCCCAATTTTGGTAAAAATGGCTTTAGCTTGGTTGAAGTAGTCCAAGGCTTGGGGATAATCTCCCAAATCCAGATAATTTCCGCCCATAGCGTTATAGGTGGTGCCAATACCAGCTTGGTCACCAATGTCTTGACGAATGGCTAGGGCTTTTTGATTATATTCTAGGGCTTTGGGATACTTTCCCCAGTGACTGTAAACTATTCCCATGTTGCCCAGGGTATTAGCTTCCCCTAAACGGGAGCCAATGTCTTGAAAAATAGCTAGAGATTGCTGTAAGTATTCTAAACCTCGGTCATACTCCCCTTGGTTACTATAAATTGTTCCGATATTGTGGAGAGTCTCACCAACTCCTCCCTTGTTACCAATGTCTTGACTAATTTTTAGAGATTGCTGATGATAGTTTAAGCATTTGGCATAGTCTCCCCAGCTACTGTAAACGCTTCCGATCCTGGCCAAAGTAATAGCTTCCCCTGAACGGTGTCCAATGTCTTGAAAAATAGTTAGAGATTGCTGGAAGTATTCTAATGCTTGAGCATACTCACCCTGACTATTGTAAACTCCCCCAATATTATTGAGGGTAAAAGCTTCCCCTAAGCGATCGCCTATTTCTTGAGAAATAGCTAGAGATTGCTGGAAGTATTCTAATGCTCGGTCATACTCACCCTGACTATGGTAAACTCTCCCAATATTATTGAAATTAGGAGCAACATTATCACGACCGTGATCGCCAAGCTCTTGGTTAATGGCTAAAGCTTGCTGATAATAGTCTAGAGCTTGGCTATACTTCCCTTGGTTGTCATATATCAATCCAATGTTGTTGAGTTGAGCCGCAATTGAGATGGAGTCGTTTAACCTTTTGCTAATGGTTAAGGATTGCTGTAAGTAATCTAGGGCTTGGTTATAATTTCCCCAATTGCTGTAAACTCCCCCAATATTATTGAGGATTCTTCCAGTAGTTTGCTGGTCATTAATTTCTTTGGCAATGGTCAAGGCTTGCTGGTAGTAATCTAGGGCTTGGTCATATTTACTCTGAAATTCGTAAACTTGCCCACTAAAATTGAGAGCATTTATTTCTTCAGAGCGGTCTTTGGTTTCTCGGGCAAGGGCTAGGAGTTGCTGATAAGACTCCAGGGCTTGCTGATACTTTCCTTCCCTGATTTGAGCTAGTCCAAGCTCTCCCAGGATACTTGCTTCAACCGAGGTATTGTTAAGTTTGCGGTAAATCTCTAAGGCTTGTTGGTGATAGTCTATGGCTTGGTCATGGTTGCCCAATTCATAATAAGCTTGCCCAATAATCCGAAGAATTGCACCTTCTGCCGTAGGATTTTCAAATTTTTGGGAAATGGCTAAGGCTTGTTGGTAATAGTCTATGGTTTGCTGATACTTTCCCTGTTTAACGGAAACATCTCCAAGATTAGTAAGGGTAATCCATTCCTGAACTTGATTTTCAACTTCCCGGTGAATAGCTAAAGCTTGCTGGTAGTAATCTAGGGCTTGGTCATACTGTTCTTGCTTTTGGTAAAGGTAAGCAATATTACCAAGGGTGGTGCTTTCCCCAGCTTGATTCTTAACTTCCCGGTGAATAGCTAAGGCTTGCTGA
The Moorena sp. SIOASIH genome window above contains:
- a CDS encoding tetratricopeptide repeat protein; its protein translation is MGTYSTIPVFCFKLASATLLCLLSPILAPETLGVAPAVAQSTLDQATQAQQLLDRARSEFVKGQLPQAKDTYQRVLKIYRELGNSSGEAFALNGLGQVYNLLSQETKALEALQEALKIRQGLGERKEEGETLTHIGTVYSSQENYAKALELLEQALTINQEVGNQLGIGYALVNLGSVYSSQGEYDKALDRLEQGLSIIKEVGKTGKSDALKEPLRERILARYYQAYALNVIGSAYIQSGKLNQAGEFLEQAHALSREEGYQLREGVALTLKGILYNNQGELDQGLETLELALAITKPTGFRGLEQNILFLIGGIYNKKGEYVKALEVYQESLAIRRELGKRKLEGIALNTIGVVYDKQQQYEQALNYYQQALAIHREVKNQAGESTTLGNIAYLYQKQEQYDQALDYYQQALAIHREVENQVQEWITLTNLGDVSVKQGKYQQTIDYYQQALAISQKFENPTAEGAILRIIGQAYYELGNHDQAIDYHQQALEIYRKLNNTSVEASILGELGLAQIREGKYQQALESYQQLLALARETKDRSEEINALNFSGQVYEFQSKYDQALDYYQQALTIAKEINDQQTTGRILNNIGGVYSNWGNYNQALDYLQQSLTISKRLNDSISIAAQLNNIGLIYDNQGKYSQALDYYQQALAINQELGDHGRDNVAPNFNNIGRVYHSQGEYDRALEYFQQSLAISQEIGDRLGEAFTLNNIGGVYNSQGEYAQALEYFQQSLTIFQDIGHRSGEAITLARIGSVYSSWGDYAKCLNYHQQSLKISQDIGNKGGVGETLHNIGTIYSNQGEYDRGLEYLQQSLAIFQDIGSRLGEANTLGNMGIVYSHWGKYPKALEYNQKALAIRQDIGDQAGIGTTYNAMGGNYLDLGDYPQALDYFNQAKAIFTKIGAKEGIVQTLTNIGEVYQKQKQYPKSLQFYQQSLAISQQIGHRLYEAIALNRIGRVYEELGEYTKANDYHQQALGINQKTGFKAGISDTLYHMGIVYTNLGNYPQALAAYQQALALSRTLGTRLTEGKILAGMGKLYDTQNQSELAITFFKQSVNVREGIRKDLKVLPVEQQQSFTNTVAQDYRRLADLLTQQNRNLEALRVLDLLKVQELQDYLSNVRGDDNTVDGITELTEEQEIIEGTQPIIDQAIALGQELSELETIVRDKRTQTQQQRIIQLRKNQAKLTKDFQDFLKSPEVEARLAKLRETTEAENLDLKKYDRRLREQLQQLEQDAVILYPLVLEDRLELVLVTPYAPPIRRTVKVKQKDLERAITNFRRLLATPIRNARPPAEQLYDWLIKPIEADLAKANAKTIIYAPDGKLRYIPLGALYDGEQWLIERLRVNQITALSLTSLDNQPTPQLQVFAAAVTKAHEPFPALQYAQPEVERLAETFPNTKLFMDKQFHGDTIYQMNDYSLVHLATHAVFKKTKQDSFILFGDGSRVTLTQVEEKWDLSNVDLVVLSACQTGLGGELGDGKEILGFGYLMQNAGADAAIASLWSVDDQGTQALMNKFYQVLKQGKVTKAEALRQAQIALIKNEAGDDLLAHPYVWAPFILIGNGL
- a CDS encoding tetratricopeptide repeat protein; protein product: MGTYSTIPVFCLKLASATLLLLLSPILAPETLGVAPAVAQTTPDQATQAEQLFDRARSEFVKGQLPQAKESYQRVLTIYRELGNSSGVAKALNGLGQVYNLLSQHTKALEALQEALKIRQGLGERKEEGETLTHIGTVYSSQENYAKALELLEQALTINQEVGNQLGIGYALVNLGSVYSSQGEYDKALDRLEQGLSIIKEVGKTGKSDALKEPLRERILARYYQAYALNVIGSAYIQSGKLNQAGEFLEQAHALSREEGYQLREGVALTLKGILYNNQGELDQGLETLELALAITKPTGFRGLEQNILFLIGGIYNKKGEYVKALEVYQESLAIRRELGKRKLEGIALNTIGVVYDKQQQYEQALNYYQQALAIHREVKNQAGESTTLGNIAYLYQKQEQYDQALDYYQQALAIHREVENQVQEWITLTNLGDVSVKQGKYQQTIDYYQQALAISQKFENPTAEGAILRIIGQAYYELGNHDQAIDYHQQALEIYRKLNNTSVEASILGELGLAQIREGKYQQALESYQQLLALARETKDRSEEINALNFSGQVYEFQSKYDQALDYYQQALTIAKEINDQQTTGRILNNIGGVYSNWGNYNQALDYLQQSLTISKRLNDSISIAAQLNNIGLIYDNQGKYSQALDYYQQALAINQELGDHGRDNVAPNFNNIGRVYHSQGEYDRALEYFQQSLAISQEIGDRLGEAFTLNNIGGVYNSQGEYAQALEYFQQSLTIFQDIGHRSGEAITLARIGSVYSSWGDYAKCLNYHQQSLKISQDIGNKGGVGETLHNIGTIYSNQGEYDRGLEYLQQSLAIFQDIGSRLGEANTLGNMGIVYSHWGKYPKALEYNQKALAIRQDIGDQAGIGTTYNAMGGNYLDLGDYPQALDYFNQAKAIFTKIGAKEGIVQTLTNIGEVYQKQKQYPKSLQFYQQSLAISQQIGHRLYEAIALNRIGRVYEELGEYTKANDYHQQALGINQKTGFKAGISDTLYHMGIVYTNLGNYPQALAAYQQALALSRTLGTRLTEGKILAGMGKLYDTQNQSELAITFFKQSVNVREGIRKDLKVLPVEQQQSFTNTVAQDYRRLADLLTQQNRNLEALRVLDLLKVQELQDYLSNVRGDDNTVDGITELTEEQEIIEGTQPIIDQAIALGQELSELETIVRDKRTQTQQQRIIQLRKNQAKLTKDFQDFLKSPEVEARLAKLRETTEAENLDLKKYDRRLREQLQQLEQDAVILYPLVLEDRLELVLVTPYAPPIRRTVKVKQKDLERAITNFRRLLATPIRNARPPAEQLYDWLIKPIEADLAKANAKTIIYAPDGKLRYIPLGALYDGEQWLIERLRVNQITALSLTSLDNKPTPQLEVFAAAVTKEHTIEIGDKRHEFPALAFTKPEVEGLAETFPNTKLFIDKQFNEDSIYQMNDYSIVHLATHAVFEKTKQDSFILFGDGTHVTIDQVEQWNFPNVDLVVLSACQTGLGGELGDGKEILGFGYLMQNAGADAAIASLWSVDDQGTQALMNKFYQVLKQGKVTKAEALRQAQIALITNKVGDDFGHPFYWAPFILIGNGL